In Suttonella indologenes, one genomic interval encodes:
- a CDS encoding lipopolysaccharide assembly protein LapA domain-containing protein gives MKKLGLYLSVLVLAVLFFVFGLFNKAQVQFDYILGSTQLPLVFVMLICFVCGALLTQIVFGLKFLYWKNRAVALEKMLAQEYKAQDKVQVRAEFEQSHQA, from the coding sequence ATGAAAAAATTAGGGTTATATCTTTCCGTCTTAGTCTTGGCGGTACTGTTTTTTGTCTTCGGCTTGTTTAATAAAGCGCAAGTGCAGTTCGACTACATCTTAGGCAGCACGCAATTGCCGCTGGTCTTTGTCATGCTCATCTGCTTTGTCTGCGGCGCCTTGTTAACGCAAATCGTCTTCGGATTGAAATTCTTATACTGGAAAAACCGCGCCGTTGCTTTGGAGAAAATGCTGGCGCAGGAATACAAAGCACAGGATAAAGTCCAAGTGCGCGCGGAATTCGAGCAAAGCCATCAAGCCTGA
- the lgt gene encoding prolipoprotein diacylglyceryl transferase yields the protein MALQHPQIDPVIFALGPIKPTWYGLMYVLGFSLGYLLGVYYAKRRPALGWDKDQLGDLLFWLMLGTILGGRLGYVLFYVLVPYGIDILIKDPMLPLRIWDGGMSFHGGLLGVTIACIGYAYKYERKILDIGDFIAPLVTIGLFFGRIGNFINGELWGRPTDVAWGMVFPSAGDHLVRHPSQLYQAAWEGLLLFIVLNLYARRPRYRGQTTGLFLLLYAVGRFLSEFVREKDAQMSFYFGMTMGQLLCLPMALIGLYLWLRPQSAPPKPYSLSAD from the coding sequence ATGGCTTTACAACATCCGCAGATTGATCCCGTGATTTTCGCCCTCGGTCCGATCAAGCCGACTTGGTACGGCTTGATGTATGTCTTGGGCTTTAGTTTGGGTTATTTACTGGGCGTCTATTATGCAAAACGCCGTCCCGCCTTAGGCTGGGATAAAGACCAACTCGGCGATTTGCTCTTTTGGCTGATGCTCGGCACCATTTTAGGCGGCCGCCTAGGTTATGTCTTATTTTATGTGCTGGTTCCTTACGGCATTGATATTTTGATAAAAGATCCGATGTTGCCGCTGAGAATTTGGGACGGCGGCATGTCTTTTCACGGCGGATTATTAGGCGTTACCATCGCCTGCATCGGCTATGCCTATAAATACGAACGCAAAATTTTAGACATCGGCGATTTTATCGCGCCCTTGGTTACCATCGGTTTATTTTTTGGACGGATTGGTAATTTTATCAACGGCGAATTATGGGGACGTCCGACCGATGTGGCTTGGGGCATGGTCTTCCCAAGCGCGGGAGATCATCTTGTCCGCCATCCCTCGCAGCTCTATCAGGCGGCATGGGAGGGTTTATTGCTCTTTATCGTGCTCAATCTCTATGCGCGCAGGCCGCGTTATCGCGGGCAAACCACCGGTTTATTCTTGTTGCTTTATGCCGTCGGACGTTTTTTAAGCGAATTTGTGCGCGAAAAAGATGCGCAAATGAGTTTTTATTTCGGCATGACGATGGGGCAATTGCTCTGCCTGCCGATGGCATTAATCGGGCTTTATTTATGGCTGCGTCCGCAGTCTGCGCCGCCCAAACCTTATTCTCTTTCAGCGGATTGA
- the pyrF gene encoding orotidine-5'-phosphate decarboxylase produces MSDPKILLAFDFDDVQTAYALAEQLNPRLCRIKIGKALFTRAGVTVVERLQAGGFEIFLDLKYHDIPNTVADAVRAAADLGVWMVNVHAGGGRKMLTAAAEALAQRRQAPLLIAVTVLTSMAETELDDIGVTRGLAEQVAALTALSYDCGLQGVVCSAHEAAAVKAATARDFLTVTPGIRPLGSASDDQSRIMTPERALASGSDYLVIGRPITAAADPLAALESIAADIAHFNKEKS; encoded by the coding sequence ATGAGTGATCCTAAGATTTTATTGGCCTTTGATTTTGACGATGTGCAGACTGCTTACGCCTTGGCGGAGCAGCTCAATCCCCGTCTGTGTCGGATTAAAATCGGCAAAGCCCTATTTACCCGCGCCGGCGTGACGGTAGTCGAACGTTTGCAAGCCGGCGGTTTCGAGATTTTTTTGGATTTGAAATATCACGATATTCCCAATACGGTGGCGGATGCGGTACGCGCCGCCGCTGATTTGGGTGTCTGGATGGTCAATGTGCATGCCGGCGGCGGACGCAAAATGCTGACAGCCGCCGCAGAAGCGCTTGCGCAGCGCCGCCAAGCGCCGCTATTGATTGCGGTAACGGTATTGACCAGTATGGCGGAGACGGAATTGGACGATATCGGCGTCACGCGCGGATTAGCTGAACAAGTCGCGGCGCTGACCGCCTTAAGCTATGACTGCGGCTTGCAGGGTGTAGTCTGTTCGGCGCATGAAGCGGCGGCGGTAAAAGCCGCTACCGCCCGCGATTTCCTGACCGTTACCCCTGGCATTCGCCCGCTTGGCAGCGCTTCGGACGATCAAAGCCGCATCATGACGCCCGAGCGCGCCTTGGCAAGCGGCAGCGATTACCTTGTGATCGGACGCCCGATTACCGCGGCAGCCGATCCCTTGGCGGCATTAGAAAGCATTGCCGCCGACATTGCCCACTTTAACAAGGAAAAATCATGA
- the dapB gene encoding 4-hydroxy-tetrahydrodipicolinate reductase, which produces MKIAIHGVNGKMGQEIARAALLDSDCELSAVSVRDSHSWANRALNSICDIDSPLKTTSNLEILCQQSDVIIDFTRPDATLSLLPICQRYDRPMMIGTTGFNAETAAWIERAARHIPIVFAANTSLGVNVLMEVAKRVASVLPAEDWDVEIFESHHRRKVDAPSGTALKLGEQIALGREVNLAEHMVYPYENARKTGDIGFSVMRGGEISGEHTVYFINDHERLEFTHRAHDRSIFARGALIAAKWLQGKPAGLYSMADVLGFRQV; this is translated from the coding sequence ATGAAAATAGCCATTCATGGAGTTAATGGGAAAATGGGGCAGGAAATTGCGCGCGCGGCTTTGCTGGATAGCGACTGCGAGCTCAGCGCCGTTTCAGTGCGCGACTCGCACAGCTGGGCAAACCGCGCCTTAAACAGCATCTGCGACATCGACAGCCCTTTAAAAACCACCTCTAATCTGGAAATCTTGTGTCAGCAATCCGATGTGATTATTGACTTTACCCGTCCCGACGCCACCCTCAGCCTCCTGCCGATTTGCCAACGCTACGACCGCCCCATGATGATCGGCACCACAGGTTTTAATGCCGAAACCGCCGCTTGGATCGAACGTGCCGCCCGACACATTCCGATCGTCTTTGCCGCCAATACCAGCTTGGGCGTGAATGTGCTGATGGAAGTGGCAAAACGCGTGGCAAGCGTATTGCCCGCCGAAGATTGGGATGTAGAAATCTTTGAAAGTCACCACCGTCGCAAAGTCGATGCCCCTTCGGGCACGGCATTGAAGCTGGGCGAGCAAATCGCGCTGGGACGCGAGGTGAATTTGGCGGAACATATGGTTTATCCCTATGAAAATGCGCGTAAAACAGGCGATATCGGCTTTTCGGTCATGCGCGGCGGAGAAATCAGCGGCGAACACACCGTCTATTTTATTAACGACCACGAACGCTTGGAATTTACCCATCGCGCCCACGACCGCAGCATTTTCGCGCGTGGTGCTCTAATTGCCGCCAAATGGCTGCAAGGCAAGCCGGCAGGCTTATACAGCATGGCGGACGTCTTGGGTTTTCGTCAAGTCTAA
- a CDS encoding lipopolysaccharide assembly protein LapB, translated as MSEWLLILLLPLAAWSGWWIAMRKEARDMRQSKSRSAYFEGLSFLLNDQTDRAVDVFLQMANIDRQTFDNQLTLGALFRKRGELDRALHLHRQLADLPFLDNTQACAVDFELAEDYAHAGMFRQAQALLEKRQGENFRTRDIYAALWRIYERTAQWQKAIEISELWQAAGYGSRARQIAHYYCELAEIAQSEGDTSRMHTLLDAALVADNRCGRAYHMQAQLAMQRGEPVSAIHHYHSIGEQAANFLPEILPLLAEAYAEIGRSEEYLQWLLEKEAQMRQARLSLATAETLSRLGKAEAAHQLLQSRLQEQQNPLLLAAYLQSHPEPSLQGLNTLIGKGISPQHVYQCNECGFRQQRLIWHCPACHAWSSFQPLIEVKVEQR; from the coding sequence ATGAGCGAGTGGCTGCTGATTCTCCTGCTGCCCTTGGCGGCATGGTCGGGCTGGTGGATCGCCATGCGTAAAGAGGCGCGCGACATGCGGCAATCGAAATCGCGTTCCGCCTATTTTGAAGGCTTGAGCTTCCTGCTCAACGACCAAACCGACCGCGCCGTCGACGTCTTTCTGCAAATGGCGAATATCGATCGTCAGACCTTTGACAATCAGCTGACTTTGGGTGCCTTGTTCCGCAAGCGCGGCGAATTGGACCGCGCTTTGCATCTGCACCGCCAATTGGCCGATCTGCCTTTTTTAGACAATACCCAAGCCTGTGCGGTCGATTTTGAATTGGCGGAAGACTATGCCCATGCCGGCATGTTTCGCCAAGCGCAAGCCTTATTGGAAAAAAGACAGGGCGAGAATTTCCGCACCCGCGACATCTATGCCGCCCTATGGCGGATTTACGAACGCACCGCACAATGGCAAAAAGCGATAGAGATTAGCGAATTATGGCAGGCGGCAGGCTATGGCAGTCGGGCGCGGCAAATCGCCCATTATTATTGCGAGCTGGCGGAAATCGCCCAAAGCGAAGGCGATACCTCGCGCATGCACACCTTATTAGACGCGGCGCTCGTGGCAGATAACCGCTGCGGACGTGCCTACCATATGCAGGCGCAATTAGCCATGCAGCGCGGCGAGCCGGTTTCCGCCATTCATCACTACCATTCCATTGGCGAACAAGCGGCGAATTTTTTACCGGAAATCCTGCCCTTACTCGCCGAAGCCTATGCCGAAATCGGGCGCAGCGAAGAATATCTGCAATGGTTATTGGAAAAAGAAGCGCAGATGCGGCAGGCGCGATTGAGCCTTGCTACCGCCGAAACCCTCAGCCGTCTGGGTAAAGCGGAAGCGGCGCATCAATTATTACAAAGCCGCTTGCAGGAACAGCAAAACCCGCTGCTATTGGCGGCTTATTTGCAGAGTCATCCCGAGCCGAGTTTGCAGGGGCTAAATACGCTTATCGGCAAAGGTATCAGCCCGCAGCACGTTTATCAATGCAATGAATGCGGTTTCCGCCAACAGCGCCTGATTTGGCATTGCCCCGCCTGTCATGCTTGGAGCAGTTTCCAGCCTTTGATTGAAGTAAAAGTAGAGCAAAGATGA
- a CDS encoding TIGR04211 family SH3 domain-containing protein, translating into MKAIISRWLLLGLLSGAAFAQQGESAWISDELQTSVSDAPQSSGKYLGSLKAGVPVQILRNSEDGRYVLVQAGELQGWVWAKNIMHSPSVHSQFAEQSRQLNLAQAQHAQLKQVHDAELLSVQELQQALAQSRQQAETARADLLALQRVSANAVEIDRRNRELQARVVNLEQENLQLQHQNSRLQDTGLRRQMLLGGGLVLSGAFLSVIFSLLGRTKRRRQLHDL; encoded by the coding sequence ATGAAGGCGATTATCAGCCGATGGCTGTTACTAGGATTATTGAGCGGTGCTGCTTTCGCTCAACAGGGAGAGTCCGCATGGATTAGCGATGAGTTGCAAACCTCTGTCAGCGATGCGCCGCAAAGCAGCGGCAAATATTTAGGTTCGCTGAAAGCGGGCGTGCCGGTACAGATATTGCGTAACAGCGAAGACGGACGCTATGTATTGGTGCAGGCAGGTGAATTGCAGGGTTGGGTCTGGGCGAAAAATATCATGCACAGTCCCAGTGTGCATAGCCAATTTGCCGAGCAAAGCCGTCAGCTTAATCTCGCCCAAGCGCAGCATGCGCAATTAAAGCAAGTCCATGATGCCGAATTGCTCAGCGTGCAAGAATTGCAGCAGGCTTTGGCGCAAAGCCGCCAACAGGCGGAAACGGCAAGGGCGGATTTGCTTGCTTTGCAAAGAGTATCGGCAAATGCGGTGGAAATAGACCGCCGCAACCGTGAATTGCAGGCGCGCGTCGTCAACCTAGAACAGGAAAATCTGCAATTGCAGCATCAAAACAGCCGCTTGCAAGATACGGGGCTGCGCCGACAAATGCTTTTAGGCGGCGGTTTAGTTTTATCGGGAGCATTTTTATCCGTGATTTTTTCTCTATTGGGGCGCACAAAAAGACGCCGCCAATTGCATGATTTATAG
- the pssA gene encoding CDP-diacylglycerol--serine O-phosphatidyltransferase, translated as MNNQHTGRRRGIYILPNLFTTAALFCGFYAILAATDGRYVFASVLIFFAMILDGCDGRVARLTNTASEFGVQYDSLADLVSFGVAPAMLLYHWTLHLSATAPLVPSRLGWMAAFIYTACAALRLARFNAQVNVVDKAFFIGLPSPSAAGVIAGFVWFAQRYGFQPKNLLLFSAALLILTGLAMVSNFKYFSGKSLKIEGKLPFRYAALPAIILAGIFLEPALALPLIFFTYALHGPLWSIWRWQRKRSM; from the coding sequence ATGAACAATCAACATACAGGACGGCGACGCGGCATTTATATTCTGCCGAATTTATTCACTACGGCGGCGCTTTTCTGCGGATTTTATGCCATTTTGGCAGCTACGGACGGACGCTATGTCTTTGCCAGCGTGCTGATTTTCTTTGCGATGATTTTAGACGGCTGCGACGGACGCGTGGCGCGTTTGACCAACACCGCCAGCGAATTCGGCGTGCAATACGATTCCTTGGCGGATTTGGTTTCTTTCGGCGTTGCACCGGCAATGCTGCTTTATCATTGGACACTGCATTTGAGTGCGACTGCGCCTCTGGTGCCTTCCCGCTTAGGCTGGATGGCGGCATTTATTTACACCGCCTGCGCCGCATTGCGCTTGGCGCGTTTTAATGCGCAAGTCAATGTGGTGGATAAAGCCTTTTTCATCGGTTTACCCAGTCCTTCTGCCGCCGGCGTGATTGCCGGTTTTGTCTGGTTTGCCCAGCGCTACGGCTTTCAGCCGAAGAATCTGCTGCTCTTTAGCGCGGCATTATTGATACTGACCGGCTTGGCAATGGTGAGTAATTTCAAATATTTCAGCGGCAAAAGTCTGAAAATCGAAGGAAAACTGCCGTTTCGCTATGCTGCCTTGCCGGCGATTATTTTGGCGGGCATCTTTTTGGAACCGGCCTTGGCATTGCCGCTGATTTTCTTTACTTATGCCTTACATGGCCCTTTGTGGTCAATCTGGCGTTGGCAACGTAAGCGCTCAATGTGA
- a CDS encoding Smr/MutS family protein has translation MSEAERKSGESFADLIGKVDAIKTAALSPAFGQRPKIRQERRIASQNSRLTQPQSAEFLAENFAQLPPAELRAMQSLHLRIVREWDFHGYFVEDARQLLTDALDERRNRQPEYWLIVHGKGRNSSPYDKAPLKNAIFELLRTHQAVAAAVSVRDSDGKSGAVAVKVKAKSRRQS, from the coding sequence ATGTCTGAAGCAGAGAGAAAATCCGGCGAAAGTTTCGCCGATTTAATCGGCAAGGTGGATGCGATTAAAACAGCGGCGCTGTCGCCGGCGTTCGGTCAGCGTCCTAAAATACGCCAAGAACGCCGCATTGCCAGTCAAAATAGCCGCTTAACCCAGCCGCAAAGCGCCGAATTTTTAGCGGAGAATTTCGCCCAATTGCCGCCCGCCGAGTTGCGTGCCATGCAGAGTTTGCATCTGCGCATCGTGCGGGAATGGGATTTCCACGGCTATTTTGTGGAGGATGCCAGACAATTATTGACCGATGCCCTCGATGAACGGCGCAATCGTCAGCCCGAATATTGGCTGATTGTGCATGGCAAAGGGCGCAATAGCTCGCCTTATGACAAGGCGCCTTTGAAAAACGCCATTTTCGAGCTGCTGCGCACGCATCAGGCGGTAGCGGCGGCAGTTTCGGTGCGTGACAGCGATGGCAAAAGCGGTGCGGTGGCGGTTAAAGTGAAAGCAAAGTCGCGCCGTCAGTCTTAA